GCGCCCGCCGCCAGAAAGCCGCAGACGGGCCGGCCGAATCTGCCTAATGTCGCGCTGGCCGCCGTGTAGGCGGCGGGGTCGGCGAGGGAGGGTGCGGTCCGATGGTCAGCGTGTTCACCAGCAGCGTGTTGAATGCTCCGCCGGAGGATGTCTGGGCACTGGTCCGCGACTTCAATGCGCTGCCGAAATGGCACCCTGCGATCGCCAGGAGCCGGATCGAGGACGGCAAGGCATCCGACCAGGTCGGCTGCGTCCGCAACTTCACGCTGAAGGACGGCGGCGTGATCCGCGAGCAGCTGCTGACGCTTTCCGATGCGGAATTCACCTGCACCTACGCGATCCTGGAGTCGCCGATGGGCGTGGAGAACTACGTCGCCACCCTGCGGCTGGTGCCGATCACCGACGGCGACCGCAGCTATGTCGAGTGGACCGCAGAATTCGATGCGCCGCCCGGCCAGGACGAGGCGCTGGAGGAGCTGATCGGCGACGGCGTGTTCCAGGGCGGCTTCGATGCACTGAAGGTGCGGTTCGGCGGCTGAACGCCCCGGGGGCGCTCGCCGCGCTCAGTGCACGAGCGCGTCGGCGCTCGCGGTTTCTGCCAGGATCAGATCGCGCAGGAAATCCGGCTCGACGGCCAGGGCGGCCATCAGCTTTTCGGTGGTCGGCTGGGTCAGCGCCAGTTCGCCGACCAGCCTGCTCATCGTCCGGGCCATGCCGGCCTTGCCGACCGCCGCCAGCGCCTCCTCCAGCGTCGGCCGCGGCCGTTCCCGCGCCGGAGCCGGCGCGGCGGGTGCCAGCGACGGCGCGCCGGCGGGCCAGATCTCGCGCTCGATCTCCTGCCGGATCGCGGCGCAGGGCTGCCAGCGGTCGCCGGTGCAGATCACTTCCGGCGGCAGGACGTCGGCTGCGAACGGACTTTCCAGGCCGATGCGGCGGTCGTCGAACGGCGGTACGCGGTTGTCGACCCGGCCGTCGGTGTCGAATCGCCACACCGAGCCCTCGAGGGCCAGCAGCAGCGTCGGCCGGCCCCGGTCGGCCAGCATGAAGGCGTAGACGATCCTGACCGGATGGTTGGCGTATGCCGGACGGGAGGCGGTGCCGGCCTTCAGGGCCTGCCAGCTGCGCCGCGGCAGGCGCGCAACTCGCGCACTGTCCGGCCGCACCAGGTAGACTCGCCAGTCCAGGGTTCGCGAGGGTGTGCTGCTTGTCACCGCGGGATTCGATCTTACCTTGAGCCCGTGGACTATAGACACTCAGTCGACGGTGGCAATTCGCATTGCGTGCGCGTAATGTAATTTAATGTGTGCCTGTGCAAACATGGCGCACCGCTCAGTCGTGACGGAGAATCGCGATGCTCACGGAGGCCATAACGATTCCGAAGGATCTGCCCTTGGATCGTTTGGAGGGCCTGCTCGAGCGAAGATTCGAGGACCTCGGGTGTAACCGCTTCGCCTTCGTGGCGGTCCGCCCGCCGGCGGGAAGGCGCCAGGACTATCTGTCCAATTTTCCCCGCGAGTTCAGCGCACATTATCTCAAGGAAGACCTGAAGAACTGCGACCCGACATTCCGGCTCGCCTTCGAATCGCTCAATCCGCTGCTTTGGCGCGATATCGTCGACCATGTCGAGGAGCGCGAGCAGCGGGTCTTCCGCGATTCGAGCGAGTTCGGCATCAAGCGCGGCATGACCATCCCGATCCATGGTCCGTATCGTGTGATGTCGACGCTCAGCGTCTCCAGCGACCTGCCGGACCGCGAGTTCGACCGTCTGCTGCCGACCATCGTCCCGCAGCTCGAACACCTCGGCAAGGCGATCCACCTGCATCTGCTCGAACGTCAGGACTTCGGACCGGCCGCACCGCCGCCAAGGCTGACGGAGCGCGAGCGCGACGTGCTGGCGTGGACGTCCGCCGGCAAATCCTGTTGGGAAATCAGTCAGATATTATCGCTTTCAGAGAAAACGGTAGAGCAACAGCTGGCGAGCGCGCGATCGCGACTGGGCGTCTACAAGACGGTCCATGCCGTGATCAAGGCCTATATGCTGGGGCTGATCGAGCCCGATCGCTTCGAGCCCAGCGAGGATTCCAGTCAGCTCTGGACCCGGCTCAAACCGCTAGACTAACGAGGAATTCACCTATCTTGCAATAGGGAACTCCCCGGATAGCGCCAGCCCGGCGCCGGCGCTTCCATCCTGGTCAAAACCAGGAAGGAGGCGATCAGGTGATCAGGGTGCTGACGCCGTACGACTATCAGGCCTACGGCGACCTGATGCAGCAGATGTTCGAGCTGCGTTATCGTGTGTTCTACGAGCGTATGGGATGGGATGTCACGGTCGACAACGGCCGCGAGATCGATCGCTATGACTCGCTGAGCCCGTATTATTTCCTGGCGCTCGACGATTCCGAGCGCGTCATCGGGACCTGGCGGCTGTTGCCGACCACCGGTCCCTACATGCTGCCCGACATCTTCTCGGTGCTGATGGACGGCGAGCCGGTGCCGCGCTCGGCGCGCATCTGGGAATGCAGCCGCTTTGCCATCGAGGACGACGGCAACGGCGAGCATTCGGCGCAGCAGATCCATCGCATCACCGGCGAGTTGTTCTGCGGGCTGATCGAATACTGCCTCGAGATGGGCATCGACGAGGTGGTCACGGTCTACGATCTGCGGATCGCCCGGCTGCTGCCCCGGATCGGTTGCCAGCCGGTCTGGAAAACCGCGATCAAGCGCATCGGCGTCACCGCCGCGCTGGCAGGTCGCTTCCTGATCAACCACCAGGTCCTCGACGCCTGCCGGCGGCGAAACGAGATCGTCGGCTCGGTGCTCGTCCGCGACGACGTGCCGGCCATTGCAGCGGAGTAAAGCATTATGGACGCAAGGAATTTCGACAATCCGTTGAACGGGCTTATTGCGGACGACAAGGCGCCGTCGAAGGAGGCCGCGGCGGTTCAGCATTGCCTGGTCTATCTCTCGGGCGAGCTGCGCAAGCTCGGCCTGAGCCAGGCCGCGAAGCTGCTGGACGACGCCGTGCGCTCGGTCAGCGATGCACAGCGCTTCTGCGAGTTCGAGCGCGAGTACCACCTCGACGCGATGTCCGCCCGCCACCGCCCCCGGGATGCAGGCCAGAAGCGCGGGGCGGCCGACCGCGGCGACGAGCTGCACGGCACCGCCTACATGATTCCGGGAGAATAGCGTCATGGCCGATACCACCGTCGGCGACGTCGGCAACGGCCTGGCCGGTCTTGCCGAGGCGGCCGCGCCGGCCAGTCCGCCGTTCGAGCGCGGCCACTGGCTGCTCGGCGTGCTGCCGCAGATGCGGGCCGACCCGCTGGCATTCTTCGCGCGGCTGGCCAACCGACACGGGCCGGCCGTCGGGCTGAGCCTGGCCGGGCACAAGGCGCTGATGCTCAACGATCCCGCCGCGCTGCGCCACGTGTTCCAGGACAACTGGCAGAATTACCGCAAGTCCAAATTCTACGGCCCGCTGAAGCCCATGCTCGGCGGCGGCATCTTCATGGTCGAGGGCGAGCGCTGGCTGCGCCAGCGGCGCGTCGCCAACCCGGCCTTTCAGGGCTGCAAGATGCCGGCCCTGCTGGGCGCGATGGTGGCGGCCACCGGCGAGATGCTGGACCGCTGGTCGGGCCGGGCCGGTGCCGACCCGCAGACGGAATCGGCCGGGAGCGCGGCCGCCGGTGGTTGGGCCGGTGGTCCGTTCCCGGCCCGTGCCTGGGCCGGCGACTTGGCGCCGGAGATGACGCGGGTGACGCTCGACATCATCCTGCGTTCGCTGCTCGGCTATCGCATGGACGGCGAGTATGCGGCGCTGTACGAGGCGCTGGCGACGCTGCTGGCCGACGCCGAGAAGCGGGCGTGGTCGTTCGTCTCGCTGCCGCCGTGGGTTCCGACCCCGCACAACCGGGCCTGCGCCAGGGCGCACGCGGTCATCGCCGAGCTGGTGGAAAAGGTGATCGCCGAGCGGCGCCAGTCCGGCGTCCCGCAGGACGACCTGCTCGACGCCTTCATCGCGGCCTATTCCGACCCGAAGGCCGGCGGGTTCCAGCCGTCGATCCTGGTCGACGAGGTGCGGTCGTTCATCCTGGCCGGCCACGAGACCACGGCGAACGCCATGTGCTGGGTGTGGCTGGAGCTGAGCCGCAACCCGGCGGTGCGCGAGCAGGTGCTGGCGGAGATCGACCGCGAGCTCGGCGGCTCCGCGCCGACGCTGGAAAGCGTGCAGCGGCTGAAATACTGCCGCGCGGTGCTCGACGAGACGCTGCGGGTGCATCCGACGGTGTGGACCCTGTCGCGGCAGGCCAACGCGGCGGAGCGGATCCCGCTCAGCGACGGCCGCAGCCTGGCGGTGGCCAAGGACCAGACGGTCATCCTGTGCCCCTATGCGGTGCATCACCGCACCGCACTGTGGGGCGATCCGGAACGGTTCCGGCCGGAGCGCTTCCTGGAGCCGCGCCACGACCAGTTCGCCTATTTCCCCTTTGCCAAGGGGCCGCGCCACTGCCTCGGCTCGCGTTTCGCCATCTTCGAGGCGCTGATCATCATGGCGATGACGCTGCAGCGGTTCGACGTGACCGTCGACGACCCGTCGTCGGTTCAGGCCGCGCCGATGATTACCCTGCGTCCGGACGGGCCTGTTCGCGCACATGTCACCCCCCGACAGGTGCGCCAGGCGGCTTAAGCCACCGGATGCAGGCTCAGCCGGCCGGCCCCTCGCAAGGGGGCCGGCCGGTCGCTTGCATGGCCGCGGGCCGGCGTCAGACCGGCTCGCCGGCGACCTGCAGCATCATGGTTTCCCAGTGCTCGCCGGCGCCGACCAGGCACGTCGGTCCGTCGGGTGTGGTCAGCAGAATGGTCCAGGTGCCGTCGGGCGAGCTGAACACCTCGTAGACGGCGCCGGTGTTCGACAGTCCGATCGCGGTGCGTTCCTCGTGCCAGCTGTCCGACAAAGTCGAGACGATGCCGTCGCGTTCGCCGCACAGCATCTGCTGCGCGGATGCCGGAGCGGCCGACACGACGGCTGCGCCGGCGAAGGCGAAGGCGGCCGCGGCCGCGCGGAACGGATTGAATGGGCTGGCGTTCGACGTGGTGCGCATGGCAGTTCTCCCGTACGCGCCCCGACGGGCGTCGCCTGCTGAGCCGCTGTGTCGTGCGGCCGGCGCGGCCCTGTGCGGGGTATCGGGACTGAGATTGGGCGCCGCGCGCGGGCGTGGTGTGATCCGGCTCACCGCGTGCGCACACATCGGAATACGATCGCGTGAACGGCCGCGCGGCCCCGGCGGCCGCGCATGGGCGCGGGCCGGCGCGGCGACCGTCATTGCCCGCCGCGGGGCGAGACGGTAAGCCATCCCTGCCGCGCCTGCTGCGCGACGTCGTGGAACAGGGGGCCTCGCTTCCCATGACCGGTCGGCGTTCCGATGCCTGAGGTCGCATTTCTGGTCATTGCCGTGGCGCTGCTGCTGTTGCTGGTGGCGGTGCTGCAGCCGCTGGCCGAACAGCTGGCCGTGCCGCACACGGTGCTGCTGGCGGTGTTCGGGCTGGCCCTGGGCTCGGTCATCGTGCTCGGCGTCGCCTGGTCGCCGGACGGGTTCGGCGGCACGCTGCTGCACGCGTTGAGCGGCATCGCGTTGCCGTCCGACGCACTGACCTATCTGTTCCTGCCGACACTGCTGTTCGAGGTGGCGCTGGCGCTGAACGTGCGCCGGCTGCTCGACGATTTCTGGGCGATCTTCGTACTCGCCGTGGTCGCCGTCGTTGTGACCACGCTGGCCATCGGCTTCGGCCTGGGCATGGCCTTCGACCTGGCCTTGTCGGTGTGCCTGCTGATCGGCGCGATCGTCGCCACGACCGACCCGTCGGCGGTGGTCGGCCTGTTCCGCGATGTCGGTGCGCCGCGCCGGCTCGGCATCCTGATCGAGGGCGAAAGCCTGCTCAACGACGCCGCCGCCATCGCGCTCTATGCCATATTCTTCAACCTGACGCTCTACCTCGGCGCGGCGGACTGGGGCGACGTCACCTTCATGTTCAGCGTCGACCTGGCCGGCGGCCTGGTCGTCGGCGTGGCCTGTGCCTGGGTGGCGTGCCTGATCCTGCCGCATCTCCATGGCATGCGCTATGCCGAGGTCACGGTCACGCTGGCGCTGGCCTATCTGGCCTATGCCGTCGCCGAGGCCGTGATCGGCGTTTCGGGGGTGGTCTCTGTGGTCGCGGCCGGGCTGTTCGTCGGCTCCTGGGGGCGCACGCGCATGACGCCGGAAAGCTGGCCGGTCATGCTCGACGTCTGGAGCCAGGTCGCCTACTGGGCCAGCGGCCTGGTGTTCCTGCTGGCGGCGATGGCGATGCCGCGGCTGGTCAGCACGATCGGCTGGGCCGAGGTCGCCATGCTGGCGGTGATGGTGGCGACGGCCTTCGCCGCGCGCTGGGCGGTGCTGGCGGTGTCGTTCCCGCTGATCGCACGCTTCCGCATGGGCCAGCGGCTGTCGCGCGGCTTCATGATCGCGATCTGGTGGGGCGGCGTGCGCGGCGCGCTGACGCTGGCGCTGGCCCTGGCGGTGACCGAGCACCCGGAGATCGACGCGGAGACGCGGCGGCTGGTCGCGACGCTTGCCACCGGCTTCGTGCTGTTCACCCTGTTCGTCAACGCCACCACGCTGCCGGCGATGATCCGCTGGCTGGGGCTGACCAGGCTCAGCCGGGCGGACCGGCTGGTGCGGGCCCGTGCGATCGATCTTGCCCTCGACAAGGTGCAGGACGACCTGCGCGAGATCGCGCGGCGCTACGGCGTCGAGCCGGCGATCACCAGCGCGGTGTGCGCCGTTTTCGACGGCCGCCGCACCCAGCTGGAGGGGGAGGCGGAGACCGTCGCCGGCCTGCCGCTCGACGACCGCGTCTATATCGGGCTGACCGCGCTCGCCGCGCAGGAGCGGCAGGTCTACGAGGACCTGTTCGCCCAGCGCATCGTGTCGCGGCACACCAACCGCGCCCTGCTTGCCTTCGCCGGCCGGCTGGCCGACGCGGTCAAGGCCGCCCGGCTCGACGGCTACGAGGCGGCGGTGGACCGCTCGCTGCGCTTCTCGCCGGCGATGCGGATCGCGATCTGGATCAACCGGCGCCTGCATGTCGAGCGGATGCTGTCGCGCGTGCTGGCCGATCGATACGAGACGCTGCTGGCGATGCGGGTGGCGGTGCGCGAGCTGGCCGCCTTCGCCCGCGGGCGGCTGACCGGCATGACCGGCGCCGAGGCGCAGGCTGTACTCGACCGCACCCTGCAGGCGCGGATGCTGCGCATCGCCACCGGCCTGCAGGCGCTGGAGCTGCAGTATCCCGACTATGCGATGGCGCTGAAGACGGTGCAGATGAACCGGATCGCCATGCGCATGGAAGATGCCGCCTATCGCGCGCTGCTCGACGACGCCATGATCGGCCACGAGGTCCACACCACCCTGATGCGCGACTGGCGTTCGCGCTGGGCGCGGGCCGAACGTCGCCCGCGGCTCGACGTGTCGGCGCCGGTCGAGGAGCTGATCACACGGGTGCCGCTGTTCGCCGATCTCGACCCGGCGCAGCGGCGGGGGCTGGCGGCCCTGCTGCGCAAGCGGCTGATCATGCCCGGCGAGCGTATCGTCACCGCCGGCGAGCGCGGCGACGCCATGTTCTTTCTGCTGTCCGGCGCCGTCGAGGTCAGCGGCGGGGATGCCGCGACCACACGCCTCGGCTCCGGCGAGTTCTTCGGCGAGATCGCACTGGTGTTCAATCGCCCGCGCACCGCCGACGTCACCGCGCTCGGCTATTGCGAGGTGCTGGTGCTGCGCAGCCGCGACTTCTCCGCTTTCCTCGGCACCCAGCCGGAGTTGCGCGAGCATGTGTTCGAGGTGGCCCGCCGCCGCCTGGAGCAGAATCTGGGCATGGAAGAACAGGCCGCTGGCGCTTGAGCGCATTGCCTCCCGGCGGCGCCCGTGCCAATTGACGTTCCGGTCGGGTGAATCGATGGGGAGGATGACCGATGGATGCCATGACGGCGCTGAACACGCGGGTGACCCCGGCGCGGCTGGTGGACCCGGCGCCCGCGGGTGCCGAGCTCGACGAGATCCTGGCGACCGCGCTGCGCGCGCCGGACCACGGCAAGCTGAAGCCCTGGCGCCTGTTCGTCATTGCCGGCGATGCGCGGGCCAGGCTCGGTGCGCTGATGGCCGACAACCTGCGGGCGCGCGAGCCGGATGCGCCGGCGCCGTTGCTGGAGCGGGAAGCCGAGAAGCCGCTGCGCGCGCCGTTGATCGTGGTGGTGGCCGCCAAGGTGCAGGCCGACCATCCGAAGATCCCGGTGGTCGAGCAGGTGCTGTCGGCCGGCTGCGCCGCGCAGAACATCCAGCTTGCGGCCCATGCCAAGGGCTATGGCTGCATGTGGAAGACCGGGCCGATCGCGCGCGATGCGGCGTTCAAGTCCGCCTTCGGGCTGGCCGAGACCGACGAGCTGGTCGGCCTGCTCTACATCGGCACCACCGACGCCGCGCCGGCGCCGCGCCAGGTCGACACCGCCCCGTTCGTCTCCGCCTGGACCGGCGCCTGAGCGGCGCCGTCGCTCACGGCTGCTGCTGGGTCTCGACGAAGACGTAGCCGTATTGCGACCGGAAGTCGGGCGTCAGCGCCCGGCGCTGCAGTTCCTCTTCCAGCGCGGCGAGATAGCCTTCGGCCAGTTCCACGCGCGGGCGCGGCGGCGACAGGTCGAACAGCGGTGCGCTGGTCGACAGCGTGACCACCATGCCGGTACCGTAGGGCGGGCCGGCCGGCACCGCGATCGAGCCCGGCTCGGCCGCGCTGATCGGAATGGTGGTGGCCGCCGCCGGGTAGTAGTTGGCCGGCGTCGGGTTCAGCTCGCTCGGCAGCAGGTGGACCACCTCGCCGTTCGGCTTGAAGAAGTCGATGTAGACGTGGGCGGGGTAGTCCGGCGTCTCGACATAGACCTCGAGATACTGCGCTTCCGCGAAGGCCGCCCGGCCGCCCTGGATCATCCCGAACAGCGGGTCGGGCCGCAGTTCGGGCGGCAGGTGGTCCATCGGTTCGGCGTCGGGGGCGATCTCGGCGCCGGCGCCGGCATAGACACCGAGCCCGCTGCAGAGGCCGTCGCCGACGACCACGACATTGTCGTCGGCGACGCCGGCGATGCCGTTGATCTCCGAAAGCCGCTGGCGCACTTCGGCCTGCTCGTCGCTGGACGTCATGAAGCCGCGCACGGCGACGCTGCCGTCGACGGTCACGTCGGCGTCGAGATGGCCGCAACTGATCTCGGCCAGGATGGCGGCAATCGCGCTTTCGGGCCCTTCCGGCCGGCCGGTCTGCACGGCGGCGAGCGCATCCTCGATCCGCGGGTCGTAGCGCGGCGGCGCGATCGGCTGCACCCATTCGACCGGGCCCGGCGGCGGGACGAACTGCTCCGGCGGCGGCGGCTCGTCCAGCGCCGGCGGCTCCGGCGTAGCCGGCTCAGGCGGCAGTGCGATCGCCAGCGGCGCCTCCGGCTGCGTCTCGGTCGCGGCCTCGTCGGGCGTCGGCGCCGCCGGAACCGGCGAGGCCTCGGGCACGGCGGGCGCCGGGGCCAGGCTGCGCACGAAGGGTTGCGGCGGCTCCAGCGACGCCAGCTGGGTGCCGGGCAGCGCAACCGGCTCCAGTGCGGCCGGCTCGGGTGCCGCCGGAGCCGGCGGGGCGACCAGGGCGGGAACCGGCGGGGCCGGCGTCGTTTGCTGCGCCGGCACGGCGGCGACGGGCTCGACGAATGCCGGCAGGGCCGGCGCCGGCACGGCGTCCGCCTGGGCGTCGACAGCGGCCGTCGGCGCGGCCGGTGCGTCGATCGGCGGCAGCGGCTGCAGCGGCGTCGGCGCGGCCTGGGCCGGCGGTGGGGACTCGGCGACGACTGGCACGTCGTCGACCGCCGCCGGCGGCGTTTCGAACGGCTCGATGCCGCGCGGTCGCTCGATCTGCTCCGGCAGGCCGTCGGACCGTTCCGGCAGGTCCAGTGCGGCCAGCTGCTGTGGCGGGGCGGCCGCAGGCGTTTCGATCGGCGGCACCGGCTGCGGGTCGTCGGGCAGCGGCTGCGGCGCCTCGGTCAGCTCCGGCGGCGGTTCCTCCAGCTCATCGGGCACCGCTTCCGGCGCCGCGTCGGGCGGCGGCGCGTCGTCCGTCGGCGCGCGTTCGGCGAGCTCTTGCGGCGGGGCATAGCTGCGCCCGGCCATCGGGCCGCTGTCCAGGCCGCGGGTGTCGAGCACGATCTCGATGCCGGCGACGTCGCCGCCGCCCTGCAGCACCGCGCCGGCCGCCACCAGGGCCCCGCCGGCCAGCAGCACGCTGTGGAACGCGACCGAAGCGGTGAGCGCGAGCCGGAGCCGCCGTGCCTCGCGCGTGCGCGCGGGCGGCAGCCGCAGCAGCGGGCCGCCGAACAGCGCATGCCAGATCGCCGCCGGCAGGGATTGCTCGTGCTGTGGGGACCGGGTCGTCACGCTTCTTCCATGGCCAAGGACGGCGGGCGCGAGGCCGCGCCAACCGGTGCATACACGATGCACGCTGGCTTCGAAATACGGCAGGAGTGCGGAGGTTCCGCGCCGCGAGCGGCCCGCGGGCTTGCTTTGTCGCACCGCTTGGCCCACCTTCCCGGCGCCGGTGACGGGCCCGATGGCGCGCCGATTGCAGCGTGCGAACGGGGCCGAACCGCTGACTGCGACCCCGGGGGAAAGCCATGTCCAAGGCTGCAGCGCGCCAGCAAGCGCCGACGACCGTTGCCGACCGAGGGTCGGACGAGGAGCTGCCGGCCCGGCTGCTGGCGATCGCGGAGGCGGGCGCGCCCGGCGGTGAGCTGCCGTCCGCCGCGGGCGCCTTCGGGCGAGCCGCGCCGGCCGAAAGCCTGGTGCTGCGGCGCCAGCTGGAGGACCTGCTCGACGGCTTCCGCATGGCGGCCGAGGCGGACCCCTACGGCAACCCGATCCAGCGGCTTGCGCTGGAGATCACCCGCATGCTGGAGCGCGGCCAGATCGGGCTCGCCCTCGTCGACGGGCTGGTCCAGCTGCTGTGTGCCGAGGCCTTCGCCGTCCGCGCCGAGCGCCTTGCCGGCTATCTCGGCAACCGCGACCCGGAGCGCAACGATGCCGCGTTGCGCGACCTGATCCGCCGCGCCGCCCTGGAAAAGGGGACCGGCGACCAGCCGATCAAGGCGCCGTTCACCAGCTTCAAGCGGCGCATGGAGGCGGCGCCGTTCGGCGTGGTCTTCACGGCCCACCCGACCTTCTCGCTGGCCGAGCCGCTGCTGGTCTGCCTTGCCGAGCTCGGTGCCGGCGTCGGGGCCGACGGCCGCCGGCTCGACGACGGGGCGGTCGACAACCGCCTGCGCCAGCTGCTGGCCGCCGACCACCGGCCGGAACCCTCGATCGACCTTGCGCTGGAACACCGGTTGTCGCTGGTCGCGATCGCCAATGCCCGGTCCGCGCTGCAGCGGGTCTATCGCATCGTGTTCGAGGTTGCCGCCGAGCTCTATCCCGACAACTGGCGCCAGTTGCGGCCGCGCCTGGTGACCCTGGCCAGCTGGGTCGGCTACGACCTGGACGGACGCTCGGACATCCAGTGGTTCCACACCTTCAAGAAGCGGCTGCTGGTGCAGATCCGCCAGCTCGAACACTACTCCGCCTCCGCCCGCCAACTGATCGAGGCCCATGCCCGGGCGCCGCGCGACGAGGATCTGCGCCGGACGCTGGAGCTGTTCGACACCCGCATCGCCCTGACCCTGCGCCACGCCCGCGACGAGCAGGCGGCGTTCGACGCCATCGCCGGGCGCGACGACGCCGATCTGGTGCGCGGCATCGCGCAGCGGATGTACGCCGAGCGCGGCGAGCGGCTGATCGAGGTCGGCGCGCTGATCGACCTGGTCGACCGGGCGGTCGGCCTGACCCGCGCCGCGGACGGCGTCGCCGCGCTGTGCGTGCTGCGGGCGGAGATCGCCAATTTCGGGCTGAGCATGGCCGAGACCCACGTCCGGCTGAACGCCAGCCAGCTGCACAACGCCATCCGCAAGGCGGTCGGGATGGAAAGCCCGCCGGACGACCCGACCAGCCGCAACACCTATCTGGCCGCCGTCAACGCGATGATCGACACCGTCGAGCCGGTGACCATCAACTTCGGCTCGGTGATGGCGGAGCGCGCCTCGGCCAAGCGGCTGTTCATGATCGTCACCCAGATGCTGAAATACATCGACCGCACCAACCCGGTGCGCTTCCTGATCGCGGAGTGCGAGACGCCGTTCACCGTGCTGGCGGCGCTGTACTACGCCAAGCTGTTCGGCATCGAGCAATCGATCGACATCTCGCCGCTGTTCGAGACCGAGGCGGCGCTGGAGCGCGGTCACGAGATCGTCGAGGAACTGCTCGCCCAGCCGCACTATGTCGACTATGTGCGGCAGCGTGGCCGGCTGTGCATCCAGACCGGCTTTTCCGATGCCGGCCGCTATCTGGGCCAGACCGCGGCATCGGTGGCGATCGAGCGCCTGCAGGGGCGGGTCGGCGCCACCATGGCCGCACATGGCCTGTCGGATGTCGAGCTGCTGATCTTCAACACCCACGGCGAGTCGATCGGCCGCGGCGGCCATCCCGCCAGCTTCGAGGACCGGTTGGACTATGTCTGCAGCCCGCATGTGCGCGAGGCGCTGGCTGAGGCCGGCATCGCGCTGAAGCAGGAGGTCAGCTTCCAGGGCGGCGACGGCTATCTCTACTACGTGACCCCGGCGATCGCCTTCACCTCGCTGTGCCGGGTGATCGAGCATGTGCTCGGTCCGCTGCCGGCGAGCGAGGGGCTGGGCGACCCGTTCTATGCGGCGCAGGCCCA
This Alphaproteobacteria bacterium DNA region includes the following protein-coding sequences:
- a CDS encoding cytochrome P450 — translated: MADTTVGDVGNGLAGLAEAAAPASPPFERGHWLLGVLPQMRADPLAFFARLANRHGPAVGLSLAGHKALMLNDPAALRHVFQDNWQNYRKSKFYGPLKPMLGGGIFMVEGERWLRQRRVANPAFQGCKMPALLGAMVAATGEMLDRWSGRAGADPQTESAGSAAAGGWAGGPFPARAWAGDLAPEMTRVTLDIILRSLLGYRMDGEYAALYEALATLLADAEKRAWSFVSLPPWVPTPHNRACARAHAVIAELVEKVIAERRQSGVPQDDLLDAFIAAYSDPKAGGFQPSILVDEVRSFILAGHETTANAMCWVWLELSRNPAVREQVLAEIDRELGGSAPTLESVQRLKYCRAVLDETLRVHPTVWTLSRQANAAERIPLSDGRSLAVAKDQTVILCPYAVHHRTALWGDPERFRPERFLEPRHDQFAYFPFAKGPRHCLGSRFAIFEALIIMAMTLQRFDVTVDDPSSVQAAPMITLRPDGPVRAHVTPRQVRQAA
- a CDS encoding acyl-homoserine-lactone synthase; the encoded protein is MIRVLTPYDYQAYGDLMQQMFELRYRVFYERMGWDVTVDNGREIDRYDSLSPYYFLALDDSERVIGTWRLLPTTGPYMLPDIFSVLMDGEPVPRSARIWECSRFAIEDDGNGEHSAQQIHRITGELFCGLIEYCLEMGIDEVVTVYDLRIARLLPRIGCQPVWKTAIKRIGVTAALAGRFLINHQVLDACRRRNEIVGSVLVRDDVPAIAAE
- a CDS encoding cation:proton antiporter, with amino-acid sequence MPEVAFLVIAVALLLLLVAVLQPLAEQLAVPHTVLLAVFGLALGSVIVLGVAWSPDGFGGTLLHALSGIALPSDALTYLFLPTLLFEVALALNVRRLLDDFWAIFVLAVVAVVVTTLAIGFGLGMAFDLALSVCLLIGAIVATTDPSAVVGLFRDVGAPRRLGILIEGESLLNDAAAIALYAIFFNLTLYLGAADWGDVTFMFSVDLAGGLVVGVACAWVACLILPHLHGMRYAEVTVTLALAYLAYAVAEAVIGVSGVVSVVAAGLFVGSWGRTRMTPESWPVMLDVWSQVAYWASGLVFLLAAMAMPRLVSTIGWAEVAMLAVMVATAFAARWAVLAVSFPLIARFRMGQRLSRGFMIAIWWGGVRGALTLALALAVTEHPEIDAETRRLVATLATGFVLFTLFVNATTLPAMIRWLGLTRLSRADRLVRARAIDLALDKVQDDLREIARRYGVEPAITSAVCAVFDGRRTQLEGEAETVAGLPLDDRVYIGLTALAAQERQVYEDLFAQRIVSRHTNRALLAFAGRLADAVKAARLDGYEAAVDRSLRFSPAMRIAIWINRRLHVERMLSRVLADRYETLLAMRVAVRELAAFARGRLTGMTGAEAQAVLDRTLQARMLRIATGLQALELQYPDYAMALKTVQMNRIAMRMEDAAYRALLDDAMIGHEVHTTLMRDWRSRWARAERRPRLDVSAPVEELITRVPLFADLDPAQRRGLAALLRKRLIMPGERIVTAGERGDAMFFLLSGAVEVSGGDAATTRLGSGEFFGEIALVFNRPRTADVTALGYCEVLVLRSRDFSAFLGTQPELREHVFEVARRRLEQNLGMEEQAAGA
- a CDS encoding nitroreductase; amino-acid sequence: MDAMTALNTRVTPARLVDPAPAGAELDEILATALRAPDHGKLKPWRLFVIAGDARARLGALMADNLRAREPDAPAPLLEREAEKPLRAPLIVVVAAKVQADHPKIPVVEQVLSAGCAAQNIQLAAHAKGYGCMWKTGPIARDAAFKSAFGLAETDELVGLLYIGTTDAAPAPRQVDTAPFVSAWTGA
- a CDS encoding SRPBCC family protein, with translation MVSVFTSSVLNAPPEDVWALVRDFNALPKWHPAIARSRIEDGKASDQVGCVRNFTLKDGGVIREQLLTLSDAEFTCTYAILESPMGVENYVATLRLVPITDGDRSYVEWTAEFDAPPGQDEALEELIGDGVFQGGFDALKVRFGG
- a CDS encoding LuxR family transcriptional regulator, producing the protein MLTEAITIPKDLPLDRLEGLLERRFEDLGCNRFAFVAVRPPAGRRQDYLSNFPREFSAHYLKEDLKNCDPTFRLAFESLNPLLWRDIVDHVEEREQRVFRDSSEFGIKRGMTIPIHGPYRVMSTLSVSSDLPDREFDRLLPTIVPQLEHLGKAIHLHLLERQDFGPAAPPPRLTERERDVLAWTSAGKSCWEISQILSLSEKTVEQQLASARSRLGVYKTVHAVIKAYMLGLIEPDRFEPSEDSSQLWTRLKPLD